The Pseudomonas putida nucleotide sequence GCTCCAAGTGTCGCGGCACTCGGTGTAATAGCAGCGATGCTGGCTAGCTGCGAATGCGGCCGCAAGGCTTTTGCCGTAGCCGCTTGGGCCATACATAGCAACGAGGCCTGGCAGATTCGAAGGTCGATTTTTGGCCCGGCTCATAGCGCCCGAAAGCAAGCCGACATTTGTCAATGGAACGATTTTGGTTACACTCACTGTGCTTCTCCTGTTGTCTGGCGTGTTGGCGCACGCCGACTTCTTCCTGATAGGGGCTCTTGTCAGCCCGCTTGCTGTTGAAATACTTCTTTCATCGCAACGAAGTCTGGGTGGCTTGGATAACGCTCATACCACTTGGCTTCGTCTGCGGTGAGTTCCTCTCCAGCGGCTTTCCGCTCATCCAATTTTTCCCAAAGCCGATATCTCGCGACGTCATTTTTGGGTACATCGAATTTCGGCGTCTGCTGCTCAATTGCCACCGCATACTCGCGTGCTGCCGCTAGGGTTTCACTCGGCAGGTTTGCGGACGGTGAAATCGACGGAGCGATCATTTCTACTTTGTGCCCGGTTAGCGTCTCGATCTTGCCGATAGCGCGGTTGAACTGCCCTTGCTGTCGCTTCTCCCGAGCTGCTTCCAACATCGTCCGAGGCATGTAGTCGGAACTATTGCCGTCGAGCATTGCCGGACCGATCAGTTCGCCATCTAACGTGTACGCCCAGACCTGGCTAGCATCTCTAACGTTGTAGGCAACCCGTATTTCTTGTCCGTGCAAGTTCTCCAGATCCCTCATGAAATAGAGGCTCCCGTTCCAGGAGATCTCACCTCGGCGAGTAGTCCTCACCACCTGCGGCCGCATCAGAGACTCAACCAGCTCTGACGGAGCGACCATGGGTTCCCAACCACTTTCAATCGCAGCATTCCAAGCTTCATCCGGGCTCATATGTCGTAAGGCCCCTGTTTCAGGGTCGCGAATCTTTTCCAGTCCTCTGTGTGGTGTGCTGTTGTAGTGAGCAATCTCATGCTCAACACCAGCCATGAACACGCCAAATTCTGGTAGCACTCTCGACTTTCCGTGATGCTTCAACTCTTTCCGGCTGATCTTGTGCATTTTTGTGCCGGCGTGTTTATCCATGTCAGCCCCGATATACGAAGTGAGCTTCTTCGCAGCGCGGACCCAGATAGTTTGGTGACCACGCTCCGATAATCCGCGAGCTTGGCTGTTATATGGCAGCGAGTGCTGCATTGTTCCGCCCAATCGATCTACTACTTCTCGAACAGTGTCGTTATCGAAGCCTGAACCGTTGTCCACGTAGAAAATCGCGAACATGCATTTCTGGACTGCATCACGAAGCGCATCGAGCACACCGAATGCAGACTCGGCCTCACCCACGGATATCCCGACTACACGACGCGTAGCCACATCCAGGACCGTTGTAATCTCTGGTCTGTAGGGTTTTCCGGTAATCGGGTTCACTACTTCGGCATCAAACTTGTGGCCGTCCGCCGTGTACACCTCGCCTGGGGCGATGTTCGCCGTTGAGCGACGATTAAACGCCTGAAGCGATTTCAACTCTTGCGGCCCCATTCGCCCTACATTCAGGGCGTCTGGTGACAGCTTTTTCAGAAATCGTGTCACTGCGTGAATACTTGGCAGCGTCTTCGTCCAAGTCGCGGCAAACTCGGTGTAGCTCGCTGCCACGCTAGGCTTTGTGGGCCTCTGATAGCAGCGAAGGAAAGCAGGAGCCCATTCTGGTATCTCCAGGCTCGCTTTCTGACGCATAGGGGCCAGCGCGGCTTCGTCTTGTCCTGCGGCACGCCACACAGCCAGCCAGCGCTTCAGCGTGCGTTCCGACAGACCACGCTCGGCAGTTTTCCGGTCGTTCGCAAGCTGCACTCGTTGCTGGAGGTAGGGCGAGAGATGGCCATCCTGAGCATGCTTAACCAGCGTCGCTATCGCGGTTTTCTGCGAGACGACCGCTGACATCCTCTCGATCTCGCGAACGAAAGCTAGCCGCGCTGCCATCACAGCCTTCTGTCGGTCAGTCAGCTTTGCCGAAGAGCGCGCAGGCTTCGTCTCGACCTTGCCCGAAGCAAGTGCTGGCTTAGCCTCGACTTTGACCACCAGCGCATTAACGGCTTGCGGAGCCTCCTGAGTGTCTTCTCCCGCCTCAGATATGGCATGCGACAGCAAAGCAGATTGAGTCTCTGCTGGGAGGTCGGAGTAGGCGTATTCGATGGCTTTCGTGCCGTTGCGCTTTTGAGAGGCCCAGTTTTCACGGATAGCCACTTTGCGCACTCCT carries:
- a CDS encoding DNA-binding protein — translated: MTSIIEETTMRNWLTAQELAGLPGLPGTVPGVRKVAIRENWASQKRNGTKAIEYAYSDLPAETQSALLSHAISEAGEDTQEAPQAVNALVVKVEAKPALASGKVETKPARSSAKLTDRQKAVMAARLAFVREIERMSAVVSQKTAIATLVKHAQDGHLSPYLQQRVQLANDRKTAERGLSERTLKRWLAVWRAAGQDEAALAPMRQKASLEIPEWAPAFLRCYQRPTKPSVAASYTEFAATWTKTLPSIHAVTRFLKKLSPDALNVGRMGPQELKSLQAFNRRSTANIAPGEVYTADGHKFDAEVVNPITGKPYRPEITTVLDVATRRVVGISVGEAESAFGVLDALRDAVQKCMFAIFYVDNGSGFDNDTVREVVDRLGGTMQHSLPYNSQARGLSERGHQTIWVRAAKKLTSYIGADMDKHAGTKMHKISRKELKHHGKSRVLPEFGVFMAGVEHEIAHYNSTPHRGLEKIRDPETGALRHMSPDEAWNAAIESGWEPMVAPSELVESLMRPQVVRTTRRGEISWNGSLYFMRDLENLHGQEIRVAYNVRDASQVWAYTLDGELIGPAMLDGNSSDYMPRTMLEAAREKRQQGQFNRAIGKIETLTGHKVEMIAPSISPSANLPSETLAAAREYAVAIEQQTPKFDVPKNDVARYRLWEKLDERKAAGEELTADEAKWYERYPSHPDFVAMKEVFQQQAG